The following proteins are co-located in the Bos indicus x Bos taurus breed Angus x Brahman F1 hybrid unplaced genomic scaffold, Bos_hybrid_MaternalHap_v2.0 tig00001381_arrow_arrow_obj, whole genome shotgun sequence genome:
- the LOC113888730 gene encoding C-type lectin domain family 9 member A-like codes for MKNQKENYSEPSLVKDTKRQQMRDSPSAREKLIVVILGIVCFVLMYAIVRVITSIPHESKNFEESKKSCKEMDSTLLKIEDKEELNFIQSRLSYYYGIGLSRKGTRNQWTWEEKSMPSLKSDWTESNEENCIY; via the exons ATGAAGAACCAAAAGGAAAACTACTCAGAACCAAGTCTGGTTAAGGACACCAAGAGACAGCAAATGAGAG ATTCACCGTCAGCTCGAGAGAAGCTCATTGTTGTGATCCTGGGAATCGTATGTTTTGTCTTGATGTATGCTATAGTGAGAGTGATAACTTCTATTCCAC ATGAATCGAAGAActttgaagaaagtaaaaaaagctGCAAGGAAATGGACTCCACACTTCTTAAGATAGAAGATAAGGAAGAACTG AACTTCATTCAAAGCAGACTATCCTATTACTATGGGATTGGATTATCTCgtaaaggaaccagaaatcaatggacatgggaaGAAAAGTCAATGCCTTCTTTAAAATC tgatTGGACCGAGTCAAATGAAGAAAACTGCATATATTAA